Within the Herbaspirillum sp. RTI4 genome, the region GTTTGCAGGCACAGCATCGGCACAGGAAGCGCCTGATGCATTGGTCAAGCGCATTGGTAATGAAGTATTGGCAGCGGCCCAGGCCGATCCTGAAATCCGGGCAGGCAATATTGCTCATATGACCGCCCTGGTCGAACAGAAAATTCTGCCGTATGTGGATTTCGAGCGCATGACCTCGCTGGCTGCCGGCCGTTACTGGCGCGATGCAACAGCCGAGCAAAAGAAACAGTTGATGACCGAGTTCCGCAGCTTGCTGATCTTTACGTATTCCGGGGCCCTGGCGCAGGTGCATGACCAGAAAATTGAGTTCAAGCCAATGCGCAACGATCCCGCTGATACCGAAGTGGAAGTGCGCTCGCAAATTATCCAGCCGCGTGGCGAGCCTATCCAGCTTAACTATCGCCTCGAAAAATTGCCTACAGGCTGGAAAATGTTTGACATTAACGTCCTCGGTGCATGGCTGGTCGAGACGTACAAGGGCACGTTTGCGGCCGAAATCAGCAAGGGCGGCATTGACGGCCTGATCGCTACTTTGTCGGCCAAGAACAAGCAACTGGCCGCCCGTTCTGCGCCAAAATCTAAGTAAGAAAACTGCTGATGAAGCTACTGGGCGGCGCAGTCGAAGAGTTGAAATTGCGCCGCTCGTTATATTGACTAAGAGTTTTAACTGCAAAATATTCACAGCAAAATCAGGCGGTCGGCCACTGTAGCCGGCTCAATTTTTCACCGCGTCCCCACTCAAGCAACCGCGAATGTCTATGTTTCTACCCGCTTCCAACCTGAACTTTGCCAATGCCAACGAAGTGCTCGAGGCCGGGCTGCGGGCCATTGAGGCGGGGCAGACGACGATAGACCTTGGCTCCCTTCTTAGCGTCGATTCCTCTGCGGTGGCCATTTTGCTGGCATGGCGACGTGCGGCAGAAAAAAAGGGCGCTGCGCTGGAGCTGACGCAGATGCCGTCTAATCTGCAAAGTCTGACCGAGTTGTATGGGGTATCGGCCTTGTTGCACGCTACACCCCGCGCCGCGCCCGCATCCGCTATCGCGCATCACTGACCTCTTCTTTCCTCGTGCCGCCCCTGCTTGCATGATCGGCATCTGGCCGGTTTCAGGCTTCAATGGCGGAAATCTCTTATAATCGACGGTTCGGTTGCCTCACATGATGGCAGTGCGAACTGGCATTGTGAATCTGTCGTGGCGCGTCGATGTTTGCCGAGTCGCGTATCTCTACCCTGCTCCGCGCACTACCGGACAGTCGTCCCGCCGTTCACTTTAAGAAGCAAACGCCCATGCTCGCTTTACAAATAAATCAAGTCAAAAAGCGCTACCAGTCACTGGTCGCGCTGGACGGTATTTCTCTGGATATAGAAGAAGGCGAATTTTTCGGTCTGCTGGGTCCTAACGGCGCAGGCAAGACCACGCTGATTTCGATTATCGCCGGCCTCAACCGCGCCGATTCTGGCAACGTGATCATCAACGGCCACGATGTCGTGACCGATTACCGCGCTGCCCGCACCAAGCTGGGCGTGGTGCCGCAGGAACTGGTGTTCGATCCCTTCTTCACCGTGCGCGAAACCTTGCGCATGCAATCCGGCTATTTCGGGCTGAAGAACAACGACAAGTGGATAGACGAGATCATGGATAACCTCGATCTCACCAGCAAGGCCGATACCAATACCCGCGCCTTGTCCGGCGGCATGAAGCGTCGGGTGCTGGTTGCCCAGGCGCTGGTGCATAAACCGCCAGTCATCCTGCTCGATGAGCCGACTGCCGGCGTCGATGTCGAATTGCGTCAGACCTTGTGGAAGTTCATCGGTCGTCTCAATCGCGAAGGCCACACTATCGTACTGACCACGCATTATCTGGAAGAAGCGCAAGCCCTGTGCAACCGCATCGCCATGCTCAAGACCGGTCGCGTAGTGGCGCTGGATACGACAGCCGCGCTGATCCGCCGTATTTCCGGTTCGCAACTGGTGCTCAGACTCAAGCAGGGCATGTTGCCGGAGTCGCTCAGGCCGCTGCTGTCGCGCCCCGAAGAAGCACTGTCCGGCCAGCAATACACCTTGCGCGTGACCGACTACAGCGGCGTCGAACCTATTCTGGCGACGCTGCGTGAAGCGGGCGCGGTCATCGACGATATGCAATTGAAGCAAGCCGATCTGGAAGATGT harbors:
- a CDS encoding ABC transporter substrate-binding protein translates to MTFGAMAFAGTASAQEAPDALVKRIGNEVLAAAQADPEIRAGNIAHMTALVEQKILPYVDFERMTSLAAGRYWRDATAEQKKQLMTEFRSLLIFTYSGALAQVHDQKIEFKPMRNDPADTEVEVRSQIIQPRGEPIQLNYRLEKLPTGWKMFDINVLGAWLVETYKGTFAAEISKGGIDGLIATLSAKNKQLAARSAPKSK
- a CDS encoding STAS domain-containing protein — its product is MSMFLPASNLNFANANEVLEAGLRAIEAGQTTIDLGSLLSVDSSAVAILLAWRRAAEKKGAALELTQMPSNLQSLTELYGVSALLHATPRAAPASAIAHH
- a CDS encoding ABC transporter ATP-binding protein; the encoded protein is MLALQINQVKKRYQSLVALDGISLDIEEGEFFGLLGPNGAGKTTLISIIAGLNRADSGNVIINGHDVVTDYRAARTKLGVVPQELVFDPFFTVRETLRMQSGYFGLKNNDKWIDEIMDNLDLTSKADTNTRALSGGMKRRVLVAQALVHKPPVILLDEPTAGVDVELRQTLWKFIGRLNREGHTIVLTTHYLEEAQALCNRIAMLKTGRVVALDTTAALIRRISGSQLVLRLKQGMLPESLRPLLSRPEEALSGQQYTLRVTDYSGVEPILATLREAGAVIDDMQLKQADLEDVFIQIMGDAQ